The following coding sequences lie in one Heyndrickxia oleronia genomic window:
- a CDS encoding ComZ family protein: MNQDKSMEFMQIAMKYLPEAKEKLDQAGVEISFELLQPFMELFTKVMNEAYELGKNDALK; the protein is encoded by the coding sequence ATGAATCAAGACAAATCGATGGAATTTATGCAAATAGCAATGAAATACTTACCAGAGGCAAAAGAAAAATTGGATCAAGCAGGAGTGGAGATTTCCTTTGAATTGCTTCAACCTTTTATGGAATTATTCACTAAGGTGATGAATGAAGCGTATGAGCTTGGAAAAAATGATGCATTAAAATAA